The following nucleotide sequence is from Gemmatimonadota bacterium.
GCAGCCGCCCGCCCACCGCCGCCAAGCTATGGTCCGTGGCCCCCGCCGTCAAGCATCTTCGGAACACTTGACCACTTCCGCGTTGACGATTTGCAGGAATCGGGCCGGCCGCAGCCGATGCGTCCAGGGGCATCGCGTCAAATGTCACAATGGCTTGCGACACCCCGAGCGCGAGCCGGGAAGGCTGCGAGAACGGACGCGGGAACGCGGGTTGGTATGGCGATAGCAAAGGTGTTATCGATGCGCGTGCGGGTGCGGGTGCGGGTACGGGTACGAAAGGATATCGCAATTTGGATGGGTGGGCAGTGCTGGCCGCCTGTCCACGTGTCTCGCCCTCGCTCCCCTGGCGAAGGGGGCCACGGTTAGCGGAGCCGGGGGCCCGTGGCACGGCGGGGCCGCGGCACGGCGGCCCTGCAGGGAGAGGGATCAGGAGTGGGGCGCGTCACGCGGCTGGAGGCGGGAGGAGCGGGACCTGGCGATGCGATACGATCAACCCTTCTGGGCGCACGAGCAGTGGGGCTCGGGGTGGATCGGGCGGATCCGGCGTGGAACGAGCTGCACGATTACGATTTCGAGATGCGGGGTCCGTACCGCCCTGGCGCGCTGCTGGACGCGTATCTCGAGTGGCAGCAGTTCCGACGTGAGGCGTCGCCTGCGCAAGGGCGGCGCATCTGGCCGGAGGACGCGTGGGAGGAGCTGCACGAATGGCTGGAGTGGCGGCGGCATCAGCGCCGGGGCGCGCCGCCGTCCGCCTGGCGAGGGTACGGCCGGGAGTACGGCCGGCGGATCCCGGGGCTTACGGAGCCTCGGCCGTGGCGTCCTCGGCGGGCCGCCTGGCCGCCGCCGGACTGGTACTAGCACTAGCCTCCGCCCTGCTCCCTCGGCGACACGGCGACCGCCCTACTCCCATACGCACCCGCATCCGCTCCCGCACCAGGGCGGTATCGCCACATCGCCGTGTCGCCGTGTCGCCCCTATCGTGGCGACTCGTCCGGACTGGCGTTGCGGGCCGGGAGAACCGGTTCGATGAAGACGTGCATGATCCCGCCGCACACGGCCGGGCTCCACGAGTCGATCGGATCCATGAGCTCGACGCGCACCGTGCGGGGCAGTCCGCTCCGGATCACCTCCTGCGCGGCCTCGATCACCTCGCCCTCGCCGCAGCCGCCGCCGATGGTGCCGACCAGGCCGGCGGCCGGGTCGATGAGCATCTTGCTGCCCACGTCCCGGGGCGTGGAGCCACGCACATCCACGACTGTCGCGAGCGCCACGGCGCGGCCGGCCCGTGCCGCCTCGACCAGGGCGCGGTAGACGTCAGCGTCCTGCATTCTGCTCCGCCCGCCGGCGTACCAGCCGTTCCAGCACGCGTTCCTTCCGGGCCAGAGGGGTCGGCTCACCTGCCGGGGCCGACTCGGGGCCGCGGCGGAGCTGGATGATCTCGGCGGCAATGCTGACGGCGATCTCCTCGGGCGTTTCCGCCTGGATGTCCAGCCCCACGGGCGCGCGCACCAGGGCCAGGCGCTCGGCCGGGACGCCCGCGTCGGCCAGCGCCTGGAACGCGGCGCGGGTGCGCCGGCGGCTGCCGATCATGCCGATGTAGCGCGGCATCGTCGAGCGCTGCAGCAGCCGCTTCAGGCAGTCGAAATCGTACTTGTGCGCGCGGGTCACCAGCACGACCCAGGTGCGCGGCCCGAGGGTCACGCCGCGGAAGGGGTCGGCGAAGTCGGCGTGCAGCACGCGGGCCGCGTCCGGGAAGCGGGCCGGCGTGGCGAACTCCTCGCGGTCATCGAGCACGCTCACGCGAAACCCGAGCAGGCTGCCGAGCTGCGCCAGCGGCACGGCGATGTGGCCCGCGCCCACGATCACCAGCTCCTCGGCCGCGTGCTGCGCCTCCACGTAGAGGGTGTACTCCCGGCCGTCCAGCTCGAGGGCGCAGCTTCGGGGTGGCGCGCCAGCCAGCGCCTCGCGCGCCAGCTCGAGCGCGCGCCGGTCGAGCGCTTCCTCGCCCAGCATCCCCCGCGTCTCGCCCGTGCCCAGGAGCAGCAACCGGCGGCCGCGCCCCGTGCTGCGGGGCGCCTCGACTAGCGTGACCAATGCCACGGCCGGTCCGCCCTCCAGCGCCTCGAGCGCGG
It contains:
- a CDS encoding XdhC family protein codes for the protein MQDADVYRALVEAARAGRAVALATVVDVRGSTPRDVGSKMLIDPAAGLVGTIGGGCGEGEVIEAAQEVIRSGLPRTVRVELMDPIDSWSPAVCGGIMHVFIEPVLPARNASPDESPR
- a CDS encoding XdhC family protein — protein: MKHEPGGRRGAVSGTSLGPADAARAALEALEGGPAVALVTLVEAPRSTGRGRRLLLLGTGETRGMLGEEALDRRALELAREALAGAPPRSCALELDGREYTLYVEAQHAAEELVIVGAGHIAVPLAQLGSLLGFRVSVLDDREEFATPARFPDAARVLHADFADPFRGVTLGPRTWVVLVTRAHKYDFDCLKRLLQRSTMPRYIGMIGSRRRTRAAFQALADAGVPAERLALVRAPVGLDIQAETPEEIAVSIAAEIIQLRRGPESAPAGEPTPLARKERVLERLVRRRAEQNAGR